The Deltaproteobacteria bacterium RBG_16_64_85 DNA window CCCCAAGCCGCTGCGCCGGCTCATCGCCATGCTCTCCCGCCTCCCCGGCATCGGGGAAAAGACGGCGACGCGCCTTTCCCTCCACCTGCTGAAGATCCCCCCCGATGCCTTGAGGGAACTCGGGGAGGCTATTGCGGGCCTCTCCGATGCTGTGATACGCTGTTCTAAATGTTTTAACATCGCGGATGCAGATCCGTGCGCCCTGTGCACGGACCCCGCCCGCCGGGATGACGTACTCTGCGTCGTTGAAGATCCCACCGACATTGTCCCGATCGAAAAAAGCGGGGAGTACAAGGGGAGATACCACGTTCTGGGCGGGGCCATTTCCCCGATCGACGGGGTGATGCCGGAGGATCTCCACATCCGCGAGCTGCTGGAGCGGATTCCGCAAGGGGGGGTCGAGGAAGTTATTCTCGCTACGAATCTTACGGCGGAAGGGGAATCCACCGCCTCCTACCTTGCCGGAGTCGTCAAGCCGTTGAACGTCCGCGTCACCCGGATCGCCTACGGCATGCCCGTCGGGGCGGACCTGGAATACACCGACGAGGTCACGGTCGGCCGGGCGATCAGGGGGCGCCGGGAATTTTAACGGGAAACCGTTGAGGTTAAAAGGGAAGATCACTTGAGAGGGGCGAAGAAATGACGCAGAGCAAGACGCCGGGAAAGCTGCCGGTCAAGAACAGCCTCGGTTTCTTCGAAATCCGGATGGAGAGCATCGGGGGCCTGGGCGCCAACGTGGCAGGGAAGATCCTGACCGAGGCCGCCATTTTGGGGATGGGCCTGAACGGGGCGGGATTCGCCTCGTACGGCTCCGAGAAGAAGGGGACACCGGTCAAGGCATTTGTCCGGGTGTGCGAGGGCGGACACAAGGTGAGGGTGAACAGCCCGGTCGAGGAGCCGCACGTGCTGGCCATCTTCCACGAGGCGCTGGCCAATACGGTGCCGGTGACCGCCGGGGCCAAACCCGGGAAGACGACCGTGATCCTCAATACCCGCAAGACGTGCGCGC harbors:
- a CDS encoding recombination protein RecR, whose translation is MSYPKPLRRLIAMLSRLPGIGEKTATRLSLHLLKIPPDALRELGEAIAGLSDAVIRCSKCFNIADADPCALCTDPARRDDVLCVVEDPTDIVPIEKSGEYKGRYHVLGGAISPIDGVMPEDLHIRELLERIPQGGVEEVILATNLTAEGESTASYLAGVVKPLNVRVTRIAYGMPVGADLEYTDEVTVGRAIRGRREF